In Anopheles arabiensis isolate DONGOLA chromosome 2, AaraD3, whole genome shotgun sequence, the genomic window tgacctatatagccttctaactttccaaacaaaaatttatatCAATGGTTGTGTGGTCAGATatgtgggtatcaacaccaacgaccattactcaaatctcacttgcttcagtgctgatGGTTTCCATTGTAGTtcagtatttaaacaatcgtatcgccgttctagttctaacgatgcataacttcaatgcgaaaccatacaacagtacaaagGAAATGAGAAGGCTCTttctccaagcgaggaagctccactggttggggtattatcccaccagcttttttgctatttttagaatgcatgaatcgtttgccgtctgctaaacgaagtctttctatattccgtttaggttgagagcttgagtcgtttagaacccgtttagtggtcgtttagtggttTTGTGGCACTTAGAAAGTTACAAACAAAGTAGGCACTAGAGAAATGAGACTGCCTGACGGCTATAGAGTACGGCTTCGACTGGCTCACAAATTACTATTTTTCTCTCAAgttattgaataatttataatgaaattggtgatatttgataCAAGAAATGTCGTtttatgtgtcgacatacgtTTTGTAGTGTTAGTGTTTTGTAGGTCTGGTCAGGTTTTAAAAGAttattcatcaaaatgaaaagTGAGTATTGTTCCAAGTTTCGGCAAGAGGGTTCCTgcattgatctgtcaaaactCAACATATACCTTGTAACTATTTTTGACAGTATTTAAAGTGAATAATTACTTGTttttcgtgattttaaaattctaaacgGACTAGAATAAATTATACAAGCATAGAATATTTCCTAAAAACCACACTTTCATTGTTTTAGTGCTCTGGTTCTCTTAATAATGAAACCTGCCGAActattggctgacagcaaatcTGCCGAAACATGTTGAACTctgcacattttgtttgatattttgtaaaatatgcaaggaaatgatgtgaaacttcgtatatGAATAACACATgagtatcttcttcttctttggctcaacaaccgatgtcgggtcaaggcctgcctgtaccacttatgggcttggctttcagtgactaattgattcccccaaagtctatataatacagaggtcgagtcgtccagaacatttgatcaaaaagcgtgggaaagttttgacagctggatgaaaaagcttcaatagcttcatcgtagcatacattgaggttttagttgttgtgcatgcagtggtctgaaagcattttcggtcatttttacatcgttttttgtaatattgtacattaaaaagttgacgaatatcaagaaaagatagaattatagtgaaattatcaattacaacaagatcagtgcccAAAATTACGACGAAATCATGTGCAGCTCAAAAGAGTCAAAGCTAAGGGGCCAGATTTCTGATTGTGGTCATTTTTAagtgatgaattactgaaaaaactactccatgccacgttcatgagaaaaaaatgtatagttaaactaagttttgagcacaaaatgcacaattagcccttaaaagtgtatggttgtttggaatcgtttgtgaacgctttttcatctaaatgtcaaaaataagctttcaaaatggtggaccaaaatcgagctatgcatcgacctctgtataTATGGACTTtggattccccccatagcagaatagtcagtcctacgtctggcggcgcggtctatttggggattgaacccatggcatgttgttaagtcgtacgagttgacgactgtagcacgagaccggctcaacaCAACACATGAGTATAtctctatttaaaaaatatgtgtggaGACTATTTCCAACGCCTTTTTGCCTAATTACACGTTTTTAGTTATCCTGCCAAAAACAGGTACACTGCTGaatactggtacagttaccctagaACTCATTTCAACTTAtttctttatgtttttaaacaaaaaacaagtagGTTGACTGGGTAAactgagctactttgatctacgcGGTGTGAAATTTATCAACGCAATTAATGTAAGAGacgaaagaactccgcaggagccaaagcctctataaactgttcaaacaacaacaacaccaataacaacaacgcAATCAATTGAGTCGCGACTATGagattcttttgttttagtttcatGTGCGATTTTCTCAAGTGCGATTAGCGCACCGTCACGTAGACATGGTGCTAAGATTGGCTCAAATTGTTGCTTGGGAAAAATGACATTGTTGCATCTctttctatttgttttgttttcaagttcattgtgttttgattcggcaaataaatttgaaaatataaaacaaatcaaataaatatattacTTACCAAGCCACTTTTGCAGACAATCCGcagtaaaaaaatcacaaattttGGGGAGGAATTATACAACATTGCTTATAAACCTGACCTAATTTTACGTGAGCCCCATTCGTAGCAGTTCGTACGCAGAGGTCAAATCTGACAGATGGATGTTTTCTAAGCACAGTGTCGAGCAGGGTAccttattttcttctattgcCGCACAGTAAATTGCTAACTAGCAAACTAATTCCTGTTCACCATGATTGATATAAAGCAAAATATAACGGATAAAAACTATGAAAAGGTTCTGGAAACATTGAACGCATTGAACATAAGGTAAGCGAACTAGTTTGTGCTCTTCGTGGAAAACAGCCCGGGGTGTGAAGAGGAACGTGCTAGGATAAATGAATCAATTTAAATATGCCATTTTTAGCGAAACGGACGCCGATTCGTTCCGGTGCGAAGTGGATATCTTGTTGGAAAGCTTTTACGTTTGCCATGGTTCGGAAGAGGAAACCGTGAACCGCATTGCCATTAAATGCTTAAACCTGCTGAAACGTGCCTGTGCCCGTGGAGAATCATTTCAAAACGCCATAGTATCCCGCGTGGAATTCCTTGAGCGTGTGCGCGATATTTTGGtagacgaaaagaaaacaataccgGAAAATGTGCGCACGAACTGTCTGCAACTGCTGGCCAACCTTTGCGTCCAGAACAGAAGCAACCAAGAAAGGATCATTACGTACATGCAAACCTTTCTGCTCACCAACGTTTCCTCCAACGGAAGCTATGCAAATGCATCGGCAATGATTTTGTACAATGGGTTTATCTACAAAGCAGTTGACTTGAATCTGCACGACGTGCTGGCCCGTTTGCTTGACAACGTGGAAGCTAATCAAACTGCTCAAACAGATGTGCCGGAATTCGTATGCATATTTCTGGAGTACCTTATTGCTGAAAGTAACGAGATGGTGCAGGTGCTGGAAAAGATTGACGTTAGCAAAAAGCTGCTGCTCTATCGATACCTCATCGAGTACATACGGCAGGAAGATCGGCGCATCCATCCGATCCACCCGGATGTATTCAAGCACCTGCTGGCTGAATTTAAGAAGAAGTCCGACATGATACTTAAAACCGACAATGTACAGCTCGATGCACAGGACACAGAGGAAGCGTTTACgttgctggtgatggtggcagACTCGACGTGCGTAGAACCATATGGTTCGTTTCTGCGCCACGACGGAgggttatttttaaatcttgGATGTAAGCAACACCATACGACCTATGCGAGCATCTGCCAGCGTTTTCGCATTTTAATCATATGGTTAATTCGTGAACTATATCTTTGGCTTTCAGGTCTTTTGCGTCAAATGCAGCTTCTTGGCAAGTCTGAGACGAAGAACATGTTTACACCGGTGCAGAAGATTGAAGAAATTTTACGAATTAAACAAGGTGACACCGAACTGGACATTGAATCTCAGATCTCCTACTCCTTGCGGTCGGCAGTTGTAAAAGGGTTGGCCAATTTGACGTACAAGTCAAAGAAAAATCAGAAACTTGCTCGAGAGATGGACATCATCGCGGCTATTCTAGAATGCACCAACCTGGACGCTCGCAATCCGCGTAAGGAACGAGTCGGAAAGTGCAGCAAGTTGcataatttcaaaaaaatttgtttgtttgtttttcagttATAAAGGAATGGAGCATTCTGGCAATACACAACCTGTGTGATGATAATTTGGAAAATCAGCAATTCATCGCAGGACTGAAGAAACTTGGCGATGCCGAAAACTCATTGCTAACGGAGTACAAGTCCGGAACGATTCGAATCAGCGATGGAAAAGCGTGAAGTAATGGCCACAAAGAGTAGTTGATTTTcttgtcgtttgttttgttcagaTTTTATTTGCTACTGGCCCAAACTAGGATCGCTGAAACAGTTTGGTTGGAAACTGTTCGTAAAACAGTTGAGCATTTGGTTTGCTGATTGGCTTTGGCGATGACCTAAAGAAATATAAATGTACGATGCGTACATTAGTTAATCATTATTGgaaagaagtgaaaaaatatatttaaaaaatctacGTACAATACTTCTGGAATGGTTGACAGTGTCACGTTGACTACGTCGGACGAAATCTCTGTCGGACGAATGGAACCGAAGAAATCCGTTATAGGAACTTTGTAGGGATCCTTCGGGTAAAGATCCTTCCTTACACCCACCGTCGAGATGCACGCTCGCTTAGGACAAACGGAAAGCTTGAAACAATAGCAAAAATATTACTATAACCGGTAAAACTGAACCCAACCGGTTAAATGCACTTACAAAATCGCCCATTGTCTTCTTGCTGTTCCACTCTACGCGCTCCAAAAACTCGAGTGCATTGTACGTGTAGCGGTCGATAATGTACACACCGATGGCCGGATCGATGTGATGCGATAATGAGTCCTCCCCCACCAAACTGCTGGCCACGGCAAGTATGTTCGGAGAGTAGAACTTTTCATACATTGAGGCGGCTTGGCAAGTGTCGATCATGAAGAACAGCTCGTTGTAACGTTGCTTCTGCCACATCTGCTCGATCGCATCAGCCAACTCCTGATTTGTAATTTCCTCCGAGTCTTGAAACTTAAGAAATCCATCCCCTCCGTGACCGGTCAGGTATATCAACACGTTACTTCCTGAGTCGGAGAGCAATCGCTTCGAACGGGCAGTGCCGTTTTCGTTTCGGCCCGTCAGTAGTCGTACGAAATTTTCCACCGTCACCTCGTAGCCCCGGTAGTCCACCTCGACATCCGACCCGTACACGttgatgtgttgttttgcattgTTGAAAACTGTGGCTGGCCGTGGATTGCGCGCATTGCACGCCATATCGTCCGCCACCATGAGCAGTATCTGACTGTCCGGGATGCCCAGCCGCTTCACGGAACGGTACACGGAGAGAACATTTGCAATATGTCGATAGTTGAACCAAAAGCGGGACGTATCAACCAGCACTGCCcagttgtttgtgtgcgaacTGCTGG contains:
- the LOC120895426 gene encoding ataxin-10; this translates as MIDIKQNITDKNYEKVLETLNALNISETDADSFRCEVDILLESFYVCHGSEEETVNRIAIKCLNLLKRACARGESFQNAIVSRVEFLERVRDILVDEKKTIPENVRTNCLQLLANLCVQNRSNQERIITYMQTFLLTNVSSNGSYANASAMILYNGFIYKAVDLNLHDVLARLLDNVEANQTAQTDVPEFVCIFLEYLIAESNEMVQVLEKIDVSKKLLLYRYLIEYIRQEDRRIHPIHPDVFKHLLAEFKKKSDMILKTDNVQLDAQDTEEAFTLLVMVADSTCVEPYGSFLRHDGGLFLNLGCLLRQMQLLGKSETKNMFTPVQKIEEILRIKQGDTELDIESQISYSLRSAVVKGLANLTYKSKKNQKLAREMDIIAAILECTNLDARNPLIKEWSILAIHNLCDDNLENQQFIAGLKKLGDAENSLLTEYKSGTIRISDGKA
- the LOC120895427 gene encoding putative GPI-anchor transamidase translates to MWLLHGFLVISWGLLASSNEIELPAKFVTSSSHTNNWAVLVDTSRFWFNYRHIANVLSVYRSVKRLGIPDSQILLMVADDMACNARNPRPATVFNNAKQHINVYGSDVEVDYRGYEVTVENFVRLLTGRNENGTARSKRLLSDSGSNVLIYLTGHGGDGFLKFQDSEEITNQELADAIEQMWQKQRYNELFFMIDTCQAASMYEKFYSPNILAVASSLVGEDSLSHHIDPAIGVYIIDRYTYNALEFLERVEWNSKKTMGDFLSVCPKRACISTVGVRKDLYPKDPYKVPITDFFGSIRPTEISSDVVNVTLSTIPEVLSSPKPISKPNAQLFYEQFPTKLFQRS